A stretch of Salvelinus sp. IW2-2015 unplaced genomic scaffold, ASM291031v2 Un_scaffold2357, whole genome shotgun sequence DNA encodes these proteins:
- the LOC112073769 gene encoding uncharacterized protein has protein sequence MLSLWKPGHGAMLSLWKPGHRACYRCGNQVTKPCYRCEKPGHRAMLSLWETRSPSHAIAVGNQVTVPCYRCGKPGHRSHAIAVGNQVTVPCYRCEKPGHRAMLSLWETRSPCHAITVGNQVTVPCYRCGKSGHGAMLSMWETRSPSHAIAVGNQVTVPCYRCEKPGHGAMLIAVRNQVTMPCYRCENPGHGAMLSL, from the coding sequence ATGCTATCGCTGTGGAAACCAGGTCACGGTGCCATGCTATCGCTGTGGAAACCAGGTCACCGTGCATGCTACCGCTGTGGAAACCAGGTCACCAAGCCATGCTATCGCTGTGAGAAACCAGGTCACCGTGCCATGCTATCGCTGTGGGAAACCAGGTCACCGAGCCATGCTATCGCTGTGGGAAACCAGGTCACCGTGCCATGCTATCGCTGTGGGAAACCAGGTCACCGGAGCCATGCTATCGCTGTGGGAAACCAGGTCACCGTGCCATGCTATCGCTGTGAAAAACCAGGTCACCGAGCCATGCTATCGCTGTGGGAAACCAGGTCACCGTGCCATGCTATCACTGTGGGAAACCAGGTCACCGTGCCATGCTATCGCTGTGGGAAATCAGGTCACGGTGCCATGCTATCGATGTGGGAAACCAGGTCACCAAGCCATGCTATCGCTGTGGGAAACCAGGTCACCGTGCCATGCTATCGCTGTGAGAAACCAGGTCACGGTGCCATGCTAATCGCTGTGAGAAACCAGGTCACCATGCCATGCTATCGCTGTGAGAACCCAGGTCACGGTGCCATGCTATCGCTGTGA